Proteins from a genomic interval of Leptospiraceae bacterium:
- a CDS encoding septal ring lytic transglycosylase RlpA family protein, with translation MRYPIILFLLFFSIAEAQVGFTQSGKASFYNDRFHGAKTNSGEKYDMHAYTAAHRDLPLNTKIKVTNLKNNKTVTLRINDRGPFHHVRILDVSKAAAKELDMISQGVANVKLEVIELPNETAKDTKAVGTPTSPTKQNKAPVSDTVVTIAPTESKAEKSEPKAEEPEVHSKIVSAETPTSKTGATTELPKQEPEPVKVDLKEASSEIFKVGYIYNLHGMIQNPKGFGLQVGYFSHIFNTLKYCKTLAEIGFTKIYIKADKENNGNFYRVFIGDYPTEEDANPEIAKLKEKNREYLLKKYPENKDLP, from the coding sequence ATGCGTTATCCAATCATTCTCTTCTTATTATTTTTTTCTATTGCGGAAGCTCAAGTTGGTTTTACTCAATCGGGTAAGGCCTCCTTTTATAACGATAGATTTCATGGGGCAAAAACAAACAGCGGTGAAAAATATGATATGCATGCTTACACAGCGGCTCATCGTGACTTGCCCCTTAATACTAAAATTAAAGTTACTAATTTAAAAAATAATAAAACAGTAACCCTGAGAATTAATGATAGAGGTCCTTTCCATCACGTTCGAATTTTAGATGTTTCCAAAGCAGCCGCAAAAGAATTAGATATGATTTCGCAAGGGGTTGCCAATGTCAAACTAGAAGTTATTGAACTTCCGAATGAAACAGCCAAAGACACAAAAGCTGTAGGCACTCCTACGTCACCCACCAAACAAAATAAAGCGCCTGTGTCTGACACAGTAGTAACAATTGCACCAACTGAATCTAAAGCAGAAAAGAGTGAACCAAAAGCGGAAGAGCCTGAAGTGCACTCTAAAATAGTTTCGGCCGAAACACCTACCAGCAAAACTGGGGCTACTACTGAGTTACCCAAACAGGAACCAGAACCAGTAAAAGTTGATCTAAAAGAAGCATCTTCTGAAATTTTTAAAGTTGGTTATATTTACAATTTGCACGGAATGATCCAAAATCCAAAAGGATTTGGTTTACAAGTTGGATATTTTTCGCATATATTCAATACTTTAAAATATTGCAAAACATTGGCAGAGATTGGATTTACCAAGATATACATAAAAGCCGACAAAGAAAATAATGGTAACTTTTATCGAGTATTTATTGGTGATTATCCAACCGAAGAAGATGCAAATCCAGAAATAGCAAAACTGAAAGAAAAAAATCGAGAATACTTGCTCAAAAAATATCCAGAAAATAAAGACTTACCCTAA
- a CDS encoding TPM domain-containing protein: MQKNLSFIVNLKIAAIVILLFTSPKIFSEVTVPELTNRVMDQYGILDSIQVNALEDKLLSLETKKGSQLAILIISSTEGESIEQFSLRVVENWKLGRKSIDDGILILVAINDRKMRIEVGYGLEGILPDAICKRIISEQMKPHFKEKNYYEGIDNAVNSITSIINGEPLPPPVKRHGSKKTKSEGFGGVVFSGLFIILFGSWIGGKFASSFSRSIVSILFSILGAFILVSQFGNAGFSSSFLGLILFVVFLFLLIFIILWLSQKFYNGDFDGYSGSSGSSWGSSSSSGGWSSSSDSFSGGGGSFGGGGSSGDW, from the coding sequence ATGCAAAAAAATTTATCATTTATTGTGAACCTAAAAATTGCCGCTATTGTAATTTTACTGTTTACCTCGCCTAAAATTTTTTCTGAAGTAACAGTTCCTGAATTAACCAATCGAGTAATGGATCAATATGGAATCCTAGATTCCATTCAAGTCAATGCATTAGAAGATAAATTACTATCTTTAGAAACTAAAAAAGGATCTCAATTGGCAATCCTAATTATTTCGTCTACGGAAGGGGAAAGTATAGAACAATTTTCTCTTCGTGTCGTTGAAAACTGGAAACTCGGTAGGAAGTCAATTGATGACGGCATATTGATATTAGTCGCTATAAACGACAGAAAAATGCGAATCGAAGTTGGGTATGGACTAGAAGGGATTCTTCCAGATGCAATTTGTAAGCGAATTATTTCAGAACAAATGAAACCTCATTTTAAAGAAAAGAATTATTACGAAGGAATTGACAATGCGGTAAATAGTATTACAAGTATAATCAATGGAGAGCCACTTCCTCCTCCTGTAAAAAGGCATGGAAGTAAAAAAACAAAGTCAGAAGGATTTGGTGGAGTTGTTTTTAGCGGGCTATTTATTATTTTATTTGGGTCATGGATTGGCGGAAAATTTGCATCGTCCTTTTCTCGCTCTATTGTGAGTATACTTTTTTCTATTTTAGGAGCCTTTATTTTAGTTAGTCAGTTCGGAAATGCCGGATTCTCGTCTTCTTTTTTGGGTTTAATCCTATTTGTCGTTTTTCTATTTCTACTAATTTTTATAATTCTATGGCTTTCTCAAAAATTCTATAATGGCGACTTTGATGGATACAGCGGTTCTTCTGGAAGTAGTTGGGGAAGTAGTTCATCTAGTGGAGGTTGGAGTTCTTCTAGCGATAGTTTCAGTGGGGGCGGAGGTAGTTTTGGTGGAGGCGGATCATCTGGAGACTGGTAA